A window of Vigna unguiculata cultivar IT97K-499-35 chromosome 4, ASM411807v1, whole genome shotgun sequence contains these coding sequences:
- the LOC114181292 gene encoding uncharacterized protein LOC114181292 isoform X1, producing MHGCGGDQWKHNRHMWPVPANATTVAIDSSPSQFICKDGRKIRAGDCALFKPPRDSPPFIGIIRKLSYDKQESPSLEVHWLYRPADLKLAKGIVLEAAPNEVFYSFHKDETPAASLLHPCKVAFLRKGVELPSGISAFVCRRVYDIENNCLWWLTDKDYLNEQQEEVNQLLDKTKLEMHGAVQSGGRSPKPLNGPASTQSLKSGSDNIQNSSSFGAQGKGKKRERGDQGSDSSKKERLFKIEDGDSGQFRPESMLKSEIAKITDKGGLVDFEGVEKLVQLMQPDSADKKIDLPGRIMLVDVIALTDRYDCLGWFVQLRGLPVLDEWLQEVHKGKIGDGNPKESDKSVDDFLLALLRALDKLPVNLHALQTCNVGKSVNHLRTHKNAEIQRKARSLVDTWKRRVEAEMNMNDSKSGSNRAVSWPAKPANSESPHVGNRKTGGSSDNVVKSSAIQPSLSKSSQSKLSSGEALSKSSSPASTKSSTTPAGVNSKDQNSKFFVAATSDLPLTPIKEERSSSSSQSQNNSITCSSEHAKTIGSCREDAKSSTAVSMSGSKIHGCTSRTRKSSNGVHGGAGTAVGQKEHNSAKHATRNSPSEKVSPTRASHEKSIDQALADQGNNQRLILRLPNTGRSPSRGASGGSFEEPATTSSKASSPADRNDNQDRRVKTKAECLLTHVSNMMNEACDANDALIGDEGKGTPIVDERSRANEDSDKVLETSKPTSLPSGFVSRSGQTYDASLSPMNALVESCVKFSEASSSVSHGDDGMNLLATVAAGEISRSENASPVASPERKSPAADEMCSGNDLKLKHSGEAAVRTLSELNGRATGEHPLNTVDSLQIKNELRHPAMTLSRDFSGDGETISSHDTHINVSPTNLSQNVEGPCLRTETKEDTSVTILTAKKESNADAEVSDSKLMPRASSLDDDQKVDHMSEEIIEDEKMLVSKPVTNVESENVSGEKQPELTSGVVDNENQISVEKATGTGILVQKASPIAENCESAYLKKESPASGNALIVPKDESADDMKSVVIEPDVRPIEQDSSAPDDSNECAEVNMGRKETIGQCSGSSVQPDLQAMARTESEVSKSCEQKLDANPSEVSGERHACSTAGADAAVKLDFDLNEGFPVDDVSQGEIARQDDPITSSAVHVPCPLPFPISSISGGFHPSITVASAAKGPVVPPENPLRIKGELGWKGSAATSAFRPAEPRKNTEMQSSTNDITSVDVTSIKQNRPPLDFDLNVADERCFEDVGSHGSLDSGPHDRSVGLDLDLNRVDETPEIGTFSISKLDIPALPSKPSLSSGLSNGGSVSRDFDLNNGPGLEEVGSEVPIRSQQMKNSVPFPSAVHSTRTNSAEYGNYSAWFPPGNSYSAITVPPLLSGRGEQSYVTGAGAQRIMGPTGSTPFGPEIYRGSVLSSSPAVAYPSTTAFPYPGFPFETNFPLSSNSFSGSNAFMDSSNVGGLCFPTMPTQPVGPGGVVSSTYPRPYVMSLPGGTSNVIPDSRKWGSQSLDLNSGPGVADTERRDERLPSGLRQMSVPNPQPSIEDHLKMFQMAGAAALKRKEPDGGWDAERFGYKQHSRQ from the exons ATGCATGGGTGTGGTGGTGACCAGTGGAAACACAATCGGCACATGTGGCCTGTACCTGCTAACGCGACCACTGTAGCCATCGATTCTTCACCGTCTCAATTTATATgcaaa GATGGACGCAAGATTCGCGCCGGTGATTGTGCACTCTTCAAGCCACCTAGGGACTCCCCTCCTTTTATTGGAATAATTCGCAAGTTATCTTATGATAAACAAGAAAGTCCAAGTTTAGAAGTACATTGGCTTTACCGACCTGCTGATTTAAAACTCGCTAAAGGAATTGTGCTGGAAGCTGCACCGAACGAAGTTTTTTACTCCTTTCACAAGGATGAAACACCTGCTGCATCATTACTCCATCCGTGTAAAGTCGCATTTCTTCGTAAAGGTGTTGAACTTCCTTCAGGGATATCCGCATTTGTCTGTCGACGAGTTTATGACATTGAGAACAACTGTTTATGGTGGCTAACTGATAAGGACTACCTTAAT GAACAACAGGAAGAAGTTAACCAGCTATTAGACAAGACAAAACTAGAAATGCATGGGGCTGTGCAGTCAGGAGGCCGTTCTCCAAAACCCTTGAATGGTCCAGCATCAACACAGTCTTTGAAATCTGGTTCTGACAATATACAAAATAGTTCTTCGTTTGGTGCACAGGGTAAGGGTAAAAAGAGAGAGCGGGGTGATCAGGGTTCTGATTCATCTAAAAAGGAGCGGTTATTTAAGATAGAAGATGGAGATTCTGGTCAGTTTAGACCGGAGAGCATGTTAAAGTCCGAGATTGCTAAAATAACTGATAAAGGTGGGCTTGTGGACTTTGAAGGAGTTGAAAAACTGGTACAGCTTATGCAGCCTGACAGTGCTGATAAAAAGATTGATTTACCTGGGCGGATAATGCTTGTTGATGTAATTGCACTTACAGACCGGTACGACTGTCTGGGCTGGTTTGTACAGCTTAGGGGTTTACCTGTATTGGATGAATGGCTGCAGGAGGTCCATAAGGGAAAAATTGGTGATGGAAATCCCAAAGAAAGTGACAAGTCTGTTGATGATTTTTTGTTAGCTTTACTGCGTGCATTGGATAAGCTTCCTGTGAACCTTCATGCACTGCAGACCTGTAATGTTGGTAAGTCTGTCAATCATTTACGCACGCACAAGAATGCTGAAATTCAGAGGAAAGCCCGGAGTTTAGTGGACACATGGAAGAGGCGTGTGGAAGCTGAAATGAACATGAATGATTCAAAGTCTGGTTCAAACCGTGCTGTTTCTTGGCCAGCAAAGCCAGCAAACTCGGAGTCTCCTCATGTTGGAAATAGGAAAACAGGCGGATCCTCTGATAACGTTGTGAAGAGCTCCGCAATTCAACCCTCATTATCTAAAAGTTCCCAATCTAAGTTAAGTTCTGGAGAAGCTTTGTCGAAGTCTTCATCTCCTGCCTCTACTAAATCATCGACTACCCCAGCAGGCGTGAACTCAAAAGATCAAAACAGTAAATTCTTTGTTGCTGCAACGTCAGATCTACCTCTGACACCTATCAAAGAGGAGAGGAGCAGCAGTTCTAGTCAATCTCAAAATAACAGTATAACTTGTTCTAGTGAACATGCTAAGACTATTGGTTCTTGCAGGGAAGATGCAAAGAGCTCTACTGCAGTGTCAATGAGTGGAAGTAAAATTCATGGTTGTACATCTCGAACTCGCAAGTCAAGCAATGGCGTACATGGGGGGGCTGGTACCGCGGTAGGTCAAAAGGAGCACAACTCTGCAAAACACGCAACCAGAAATTCACCTTCTGAGAAAGTATCACCAACTCGAGCATCCCATGAAAAATCAATTGACCAGGCCCTTGCCGATCAAGGGAATAACCAGCGACTGATTCTTAGGTTGCCAAACACCGGTCGCAGTCCTTCAAGGGGAGCTAGCGGGGGCTCTTTTGAAGAACCAGCTACAACGAGCAGCAAAGCTTCATCTCCTGCTGACCGGAATGATAATCAGGACAGAAGAGTGAAAACTAAGGCCGAGTGTTTACTGACCCATGTGTCAAATATGATGAATGAGGCTTGTGATGCTAATGATGCTTTGATTGGTGATGAAGGTAAGGGTACTCCAATAGTTGATGAGCGAAGCAGGGCAAATGAAGATAGTGATAAGGTATTAGAAACATCAAAGCCAACTAGTTTGCCATCTGGGTTTGTTTCCAGATCAGGGCAGACTTATGATGCTTCTTTAAGCCCCATGAATGCGTTAGTTGAAAGCTGTGTAAAGTTTTCTGAAGCAAGTTCATCCGTTTCCCATGGAGACGATGGGATGAACCTACTAGCCACTGTGGCTGCTGGGGAAATATCCAGATCTGAAAATGCGTCACCTGTGGCATCCCCTGAGAGAAAGTCTCCTGCAGCAGATGAAATGTGCTCAGGCAATGATTTGAAGTTAAAGCATTCTGGTGAAGCAGCTGTTCGCACTCTTTCGGAGTTGAATGGTAGGGCTACAGGGGAGCATCCTTTGAATACAGTTGATTCATTGCAGATAAAGAATGAGTTGAGGCATCCTGCCATGACTCTGTCACGTGATTTTTCAGGGGATGGTGAAACCATTTCATCCCATGACACTCATATAAATGTCTCCCCTACAAATTTGTCACAAAATGTTGAAGGTCCATGCTTACGGACCGAAACCAAAGAAGATACTTCTGTTACTATACTGACAGCAAAAAAGGAGAGTAATGCAGACGCTGAAGTTTCAGACTCTAAATTAATGCCAAGGGCCTCCTCCTTGGATGATGATCAGAAGGTTGATCACATGAGTGAGGAGATCATTGAGGATGAGAAAATGTTGGTTTCAAAACCTGTTACAAATGTTGAGTCAGAAAACGTATCTGGTGAAAAGCAGCCGGAGTTAACTTCAGGTGTGGTGGATAATGAGAACCAGATTAGTGTGGAGAAAGCAACAGGTACTGGAATACTAGTGCAAAAGGCCTCTCCAATTGCTGAAAACTGTGAGtctgcatatttaaaaaaggaGTCACCTGCTTCTGGCAATGCTTTAATTGTACCCAAGGATGAAAGTGCCGATGACATGAAGTCAGTTGTGATTGAGCCTGATGTAAGACCTATCGAGCAGGATTCTTCTGCTCCAGATGATTCTAATGAATGTGCTGAAGTTAATATGGGCAGAAAAGAAACCATTGGTCAGTGTTCTGGTTCATCAGTTCAGCCAGATTTACAAGCAATGGCTAGGACAGAGAGTGAAGTGTCCAAATCATGTGAGCAAAAGCTTGATGCAAACCCGTCTGAAGTTTCAGGAGAGAGGCATGCATGCTCTACAGCTGGTGCTGATGCAGCTGTAAAACTTGACTTTGATTTAAATGAAGGCTTTCCTGTTGATGATGTAAGCCAAGGGGAGATTGCCAGACAGGATGATCCTATCACATCATCTGCAGTTCATGTTCCTTGCCCGTTGCCTTTTCCTATTTCgtccatctctggtggcttccaCCCTTCAATTACTGTTGCATCCGCTGCTAAAGGGCCGGTTGTTCCACCAGAAAACCCATTGAGGATCAAGGGGGAGCTTGGATGGAAAGGATCTGCCGCTACCAGTGCATTTCGACCAGCTGAACCTAGGAAAAATACTGAGATGCAGTCCTCTACTAATGATATTACTTCTGTTGATGTCACTTCTATCAAACAAAATCGCCCCCCCTTAGATTTTGACTTGAATGTGGCAGATGAGAGATGTTTTGAAGATGTTGGTTCACATGGTTCTTTAGATTCTGGACCGCATGATCGTAGTGTGGGTCTTGATCTCGATTTAAACAGAGTTGATGAGACTCCTGAAATTGGTACTTTCTCTATAAGCAAACTGGATATTCCTGCTTTACCAAGCAAGCCGTCATTGTCTAGTGGGTTGTCTAATGGTGGAAGTGTCTCAAGAGACTTTGACTTAAATAACGGGCCTGGCCTTGAAGAAGTTGGTAGTGAAGTCCCTATACGTAGTCAGCAGATGAAAAATTCTGTGCCGTTTCCAAGTGCTGTTCATAGCACGAGAACAAACAGTGCTGAATATGGAAATTATTCTGCATGGTTTCCTCCTGGCAATTCCTATTCTGCAATTACTGTCCCGCCACTTCTATCTGGTAGAGGGGAGCAGAGTTATGTTACTGGTGCCGGGGCACAACGAATAATGGGTCCAACAGGTAGCACACCTTTTGGTCCTGAAATCTACAGGGGATCAGTACTTTCATCCTCACCGGCTGTTGCTTATCCGTCCACTACAGCTTTTCCATATCCTGGATTTCCATTTGAAACCAATTTTCCATTATCCTCAAACTCCTTTTCTGGTTCAAATGCATTTATGGATTCGTCGAATGTGGGCGGGCTATGTTTTCCTACCATGCCTACACAGCCAGTGGGGCCTGGTGGTGTCGTTTCATCCACATATCCTCGTCCATATGTCATGAGTCTTCCAGGTGGTACTAGTAATGTGATACCTGACAGCAGAAAATGGGGAAGTCAAAGTCTGGATCTTAATTCAGGCCCTGGTGTAGCAGATACAGAACGGAGGGACGAAAGATTGCCCTCAGGATTGAGGCAAATGTCTGTCCCGAACCCACAACCCTCAATTGAGGACCACTTGAAGATGTTTCAGATGGCAGGGGCTGCTgcattgaaaagaaaagagcCTGATGGTGGTTGGGATGCTGAAAGATTCGGTTATAAGCAACACTCACGGCAATAG
- the LOC114181292 gene encoding uncharacterized protein LOC114181292 isoform X2 — translation MHGCGGDQWKHNRHMWPVPANATTDGRKIRAGDCALFKPPRDSPPFIGIIRKLSYDKQESPSLEVHWLYRPADLKLAKGIVLEAAPNEVFYSFHKDETPAASLLHPCKVAFLRKGVELPSGISAFVCRRVYDIENNCLWWLTDKDYLNEQQEEVNQLLDKTKLEMHGAVQSGGRSPKPLNGPASTQSLKSGSDNIQNSSSFGAQGKGKKRERGDQGSDSSKKERLFKIEDGDSGQFRPESMLKSEIAKITDKGGLVDFEGVEKLVQLMQPDSADKKIDLPGRIMLVDVIALTDRYDCLGWFVQLRGLPVLDEWLQEVHKGKIGDGNPKESDKSVDDFLLALLRALDKLPVNLHALQTCNVGKSVNHLRTHKNAEIQRKARSLVDTWKRRVEAEMNMNDSKSGSNRAVSWPAKPANSESPHVGNRKTGGSSDNVVKSSAIQPSLSKSSQSKLSSGEALSKSSSPASTKSSTTPAGVNSKDQNSKFFVAATSDLPLTPIKEERSSSSSQSQNNSITCSSEHAKTIGSCREDAKSSTAVSMSGSKIHGCTSRTRKSSNGVHGGAGTAVGQKEHNSAKHATRNSPSEKVSPTRASHEKSIDQALADQGNNQRLILRLPNTGRSPSRGASGGSFEEPATTSSKASSPADRNDNQDRRVKTKAECLLTHVSNMMNEACDANDALIGDEGKGTPIVDERSRANEDSDKVLETSKPTSLPSGFVSRSGQTYDASLSPMNALVESCVKFSEASSSVSHGDDGMNLLATVAAGEISRSENASPVASPERKSPAADEMCSGNDLKLKHSGEAAVRTLSELNGRATGEHPLNTVDSLQIKNELRHPAMTLSRDFSGDGETISSHDTHINVSPTNLSQNVEGPCLRTETKEDTSVTILTAKKESNADAEVSDSKLMPRASSLDDDQKVDHMSEEIIEDEKMLVSKPVTNVESENVSGEKQPELTSGVVDNENQISVEKATGTGILVQKASPIAENCESAYLKKESPASGNALIVPKDESADDMKSVVIEPDVRPIEQDSSAPDDSNECAEVNMGRKETIGQCSGSSVQPDLQAMARTESEVSKSCEQKLDANPSEVSGERHACSTAGADAAVKLDFDLNEGFPVDDVSQGEIARQDDPITSSAVHVPCPLPFPISSISGGFHPSITVASAAKGPVVPPENPLRIKGELGWKGSAATSAFRPAEPRKNTEMQSSTNDITSVDVTSIKQNRPPLDFDLNVADERCFEDVGSHGSLDSGPHDRSVGLDLDLNRVDETPEIGTFSISKLDIPALPSKPSLSSGLSNGGSVSRDFDLNNGPGLEEVGSEVPIRSQQMKNSVPFPSAVHSTRTNSAEYGNYSAWFPPGNSYSAITVPPLLSGRGEQSYVTGAGAQRIMGPTGSTPFGPEIYRGSVLSSSPAVAYPSTTAFPYPGFPFETNFPLSSNSFSGSNAFMDSSNVGGLCFPTMPTQPVGPGGVVSSTYPRPYVMSLPGGTSNVIPDSRKWGSQSLDLNSGPGVADTERRDERLPSGLRQMSVPNPQPSIEDHLKMFQMAGAAALKRKEPDGGWDAERFGYKQHSRQ, via the exons ATGCATGGGTGTGGTGGTGACCAGTGGAAACACAATCGGCACATGTGGCCTGTACCTGCTAACGCGACCACT GATGGACGCAAGATTCGCGCCGGTGATTGTGCACTCTTCAAGCCACCTAGGGACTCCCCTCCTTTTATTGGAATAATTCGCAAGTTATCTTATGATAAACAAGAAAGTCCAAGTTTAGAAGTACATTGGCTTTACCGACCTGCTGATTTAAAACTCGCTAAAGGAATTGTGCTGGAAGCTGCACCGAACGAAGTTTTTTACTCCTTTCACAAGGATGAAACACCTGCTGCATCATTACTCCATCCGTGTAAAGTCGCATTTCTTCGTAAAGGTGTTGAACTTCCTTCAGGGATATCCGCATTTGTCTGTCGACGAGTTTATGACATTGAGAACAACTGTTTATGGTGGCTAACTGATAAGGACTACCTTAAT GAACAACAGGAAGAAGTTAACCAGCTATTAGACAAGACAAAACTAGAAATGCATGGGGCTGTGCAGTCAGGAGGCCGTTCTCCAAAACCCTTGAATGGTCCAGCATCAACACAGTCTTTGAAATCTGGTTCTGACAATATACAAAATAGTTCTTCGTTTGGTGCACAGGGTAAGGGTAAAAAGAGAGAGCGGGGTGATCAGGGTTCTGATTCATCTAAAAAGGAGCGGTTATTTAAGATAGAAGATGGAGATTCTGGTCAGTTTAGACCGGAGAGCATGTTAAAGTCCGAGATTGCTAAAATAACTGATAAAGGTGGGCTTGTGGACTTTGAAGGAGTTGAAAAACTGGTACAGCTTATGCAGCCTGACAGTGCTGATAAAAAGATTGATTTACCTGGGCGGATAATGCTTGTTGATGTAATTGCACTTACAGACCGGTACGACTGTCTGGGCTGGTTTGTACAGCTTAGGGGTTTACCTGTATTGGATGAATGGCTGCAGGAGGTCCATAAGGGAAAAATTGGTGATGGAAATCCCAAAGAAAGTGACAAGTCTGTTGATGATTTTTTGTTAGCTTTACTGCGTGCATTGGATAAGCTTCCTGTGAACCTTCATGCACTGCAGACCTGTAATGTTGGTAAGTCTGTCAATCATTTACGCACGCACAAGAATGCTGAAATTCAGAGGAAAGCCCGGAGTTTAGTGGACACATGGAAGAGGCGTGTGGAAGCTGAAATGAACATGAATGATTCAAAGTCTGGTTCAAACCGTGCTGTTTCTTGGCCAGCAAAGCCAGCAAACTCGGAGTCTCCTCATGTTGGAAATAGGAAAACAGGCGGATCCTCTGATAACGTTGTGAAGAGCTCCGCAATTCAACCCTCATTATCTAAAAGTTCCCAATCTAAGTTAAGTTCTGGAGAAGCTTTGTCGAAGTCTTCATCTCCTGCCTCTACTAAATCATCGACTACCCCAGCAGGCGTGAACTCAAAAGATCAAAACAGTAAATTCTTTGTTGCTGCAACGTCAGATCTACCTCTGACACCTATCAAAGAGGAGAGGAGCAGCAGTTCTAGTCAATCTCAAAATAACAGTATAACTTGTTCTAGTGAACATGCTAAGACTATTGGTTCTTGCAGGGAAGATGCAAAGAGCTCTACTGCAGTGTCAATGAGTGGAAGTAAAATTCATGGTTGTACATCTCGAACTCGCAAGTCAAGCAATGGCGTACATGGGGGGGCTGGTACCGCGGTAGGTCAAAAGGAGCACAACTCTGCAAAACACGCAACCAGAAATTCACCTTCTGAGAAAGTATCACCAACTCGAGCATCCCATGAAAAATCAATTGACCAGGCCCTTGCCGATCAAGGGAATAACCAGCGACTGATTCTTAGGTTGCCAAACACCGGTCGCAGTCCTTCAAGGGGAGCTAGCGGGGGCTCTTTTGAAGAACCAGCTACAACGAGCAGCAAAGCTTCATCTCCTGCTGACCGGAATGATAATCAGGACAGAAGAGTGAAAACTAAGGCCGAGTGTTTACTGACCCATGTGTCAAATATGATGAATGAGGCTTGTGATGCTAATGATGCTTTGATTGGTGATGAAGGTAAGGGTACTCCAATAGTTGATGAGCGAAGCAGGGCAAATGAAGATAGTGATAAGGTATTAGAAACATCAAAGCCAACTAGTTTGCCATCTGGGTTTGTTTCCAGATCAGGGCAGACTTATGATGCTTCTTTAAGCCCCATGAATGCGTTAGTTGAAAGCTGTGTAAAGTTTTCTGAAGCAAGTTCATCCGTTTCCCATGGAGACGATGGGATGAACCTACTAGCCACTGTGGCTGCTGGGGAAATATCCAGATCTGAAAATGCGTCACCTGTGGCATCCCCTGAGAGAAAGTCTCCTGCAGCAGATGAAATGTGCTCAGGCAATGATTTGAAGTTAAAGCATTCTGGTGAAGCAGCTGTTCGCACTCTTTCGGAGTTGAATGGTAGGGCTACAGGGGAGCATCCTTTGAATACAGTTGATTCATTGCAGATAAAGAATGAGTTGAGGCATCCTGCCATGACTCTGTCACGTGATTTTTCAGGGGATGGTGAAACCATTTCATCCCATGACACTCATATAAATGTCTCCCCTACAAATTTGTCACAAAATGTTGAAGGTCCATGCTTACGGACCGAAACCAAAGAAGATACTTCTGTTACTATACTGACAGCAAAAAAGGAGAGTAATGCAGACGCTGAAGTTTCAGACTCTAAATTAATGCCAAGGGCCTCCTCCTTGGATGATGATCAGAAGGTTGATCACATGAGTGAGGAGATCATTGAGGATGAGAAAATGTTGGTTTCAAAACCTGTTACAAATGTTGAGTCAGAAAACGTATCTGGTGAAAAGCAGCCGGAGTTAACTTCAGGTGTGGTGGATAATGAGAACCAGATTAGTGTGGAGAAAGCAACAGGTACTGGAATACTAGTGCAAAAGGCCTCTCCAATTGCTGAAAACTGTGAGtctgcatatttaaaaaaggaGTCACCTGCTTCTGGCAATGCTTTAATTGTACCCAAGGATGAAAGTGCCGATGACATGAAGTCAGTTGTGATTGAGCCTGATGTAAGACCTATCGAGCAGGATTCTTCTGCTCCAGATGATTCTAATGAATGTGCTGAAGTTAATATGGGCAGAAAAGAAACCATTGGTCAGTGTTCTGGTTCATCAGTTCAGCCAGATTTACAAGCAATGGCTAGGACAGAGAGTGAAGTGTCCAAATCATGTGAGCAAAAGCTTGATGCAAACCCGTCTGAAGTTTCAGGAGAGAGGCATGCATGCTCTACAGCTGGTGCTGATGCAGCTGTAAAACTTGACTTTGATTTAAATGAAGGCTTTCCTGTTGATGATGTAAGCCAAGGGGAGATTGCCAGACAGGATGATCCTATCACATCATCTGCAGTTCATGTTCCTTGCCCGTTGCCTTTTCCTATTTCgtccatctctggtggcttccaCCCTTCAATTACTGTTGCATCCGCTGCTAAAGGGCCGGTTGTTCCACCAGAAAACCCATTGAGGATCAAGGGGGAGCTTGGATGGAAAGGATCTGCCGCTACCAGTGCATTTCGACCAGCTGAACCTAGGAAAAATACTGAGATGCAGTCCTCTACTAATGATATTACTTCTGTTGATGTCACTTCTATCAAACAAAATCGCCCCCCCTTAGATTTTGACTTGAATGTGGCAGATGAGAGATGTTTTGAAGATGTTGGTTCACATGGTTCTTTAGATTCTGGACCGCATGATCGTAGTGTGGGTCTTGATCTCGATTTAAACAGAGTTGATGAGACTCCTGAAATTGGTACTTTCTCTATAAGCAAACTGGATATTCCTGCTTTACCAAGCAAGCCGTCATTGTCTAGTGGGTTGTCTAATGGTGGAAGTGTCTCAAGAGACTTTGACTTAAATAACGGGCCTGGCCTTGAAGAAGTTGGTAGTGAAGTCCCTATACGTAGTCAGCAGATGAAAAATTCTGTGCCGTTTCCAAGTGCTGTTCATAGCACGAGAACAAACAGTGCTGAATATGGAAATTATTCTGCATGGTTTCCTCCTGGCAATTCCTATTCTGCAATTACTGTCCCGCCACTTCTATCTGGTAGAGGGGAGCAGAGTTATGTTACTGGTGCCGGGGCACAACGAATAATGGGTCCAACAGGTAGCACACCTTTTGGTCCTGAAATCTACAGGGGATCAGTACTTTCATCCTCACCGGCTGTTGCTTATCCGTCCACTACAGCTTTTCCATATCCTGGATTTCCATTTGAAACCAATTTTCCATTATCCTCAAACTCCTTTTCTGGTTCAAATGCATTTATGGATTCGTCGAATGTGGGCGGGCTATGTTTTCCTACCATGCCTACACAGCCAGTGGGGCCTGGTGGTGTCGTTTCATCCACATATCCTCGTCCATATGTCATGAGTCTTCCAGGTGGTACTAGTAATGTGATACCTGACAGCAGAAAATGGGGAAGTCAAAGTCTGGATCTTAATTCAGGCCCTGGTGTAGCAGATACAGAACGGAGGGACGAAAGATTGCCCTCAGGATTGAGGCAAATGTCTGTCCCGAACCCACAACCCTCAATTGAGGACCACTTGAAGATGTTTCAGATGGCAGGGGCTGCTgcattgaaaagaaaagagcCTGATGGTGGTTGGGATGCTGAAAGATTCGGTTATAAGCAACACTCACGGCAATAG